The proteins below come from a single Parageobacillus toebii NBRC 107807 genomic window:
- the spoIIAB gene encoding anti-sigma F factor, with protein MRNEMHLQFSALSQNESFARVTVAAFVAQLDPTMDELTEIKTVVSEAVTNAIIHGYNNDPNGIVYISVVIEDGVVHLTIKDEGVGIANIEEARQPLFTTKPELERSGMGFTIMENFMDEVVVQSEVNKGTTVYLKKYITKSKALCN; from the coding sequence ATGCGAAACGAAATGCACCTCCAATTCTCCGCACTTAGCCAAAATGAATCGTTTGCCCGCGTTACGGTCGCTGCGTTTGTGGCACAGCTTGATCCGACAATGGATGAACTAACGGAAATCAAAACCGTTGTCTCTGAAGCGGTGACCAACGCGATTATTCACGGATATAATAACGATCCAAACGGAATCGTATACATTTCCGTTGTGATTGAAGACGGAGTCGTACATTTAACCATTAAAGATGAAGGGGTTGGCATTGCCAATATTGAAGAGGCGCGCCAGCCATTGTTTACAACAAAGCCAGAATTAGAGCGATCTGGAATGGGATTTACCATCATGGAAAACTTTATGGATGAAGTCGTCGTGCAGTCGGAAGTGAACAAAGGCACAACCGTTTATTTGAAGAAATATATAACGAAGAGCAAAGCCTTATGTAACTAA
- the spoIIAA gene encoding anti-sigma F factor antagonist, giving the protein MMDFEVKQDVLIIRLSGELDHHTAEELREKVTDTMERESIRHIVFNLEHLTFMDSSGLGVILGRYKQIKNLGGEMIVCSISPTVKRLFEMSGLFKIIRLENNEQFALETLGVA; this is encoded by the coding sequence ATGATGGACTTTGAAGTAAAACAAGACGTATTAATCATTCGACTTTCAGGAGAGCTTGACCATCATACAGCCGAAGAACTTCGGGAAAAAGTAACGGATACGATGGAAAGAGAGTCGATTCGCCATATTGTGTTTAATTTAGAACATTTGACGTTTATGGATAGCTCCGGACTTGGAGTGATTTTAGGACGTTATAAACAAATTAAAAACCTTGGCGGAGAAATGATTGTATGCTCCATTTCTCCAACGGTAAAACGCCTGTTTGAAATGTCTGGGCTGTTTAAAATTATTCGTTTAGAAAACAATGAACAATTCGCATTAGAGACATTGGGGGTGGCATAA
- a CDS encoding D-alanyl-D-alanine carboxypeptidase family protein: protein MKKLFIRLLLFASIFILPISANIHAEENKTNTRGIQLANDAKSAILIERDTGTVLYEKNAHKKLPPASMTKIMTMLLIMEAIDKGELSYKEKVRASEYAASMGGSQIFLEPGEEMTVDELLRGIAIGSGNDASVAMAERIAGSEEAFVEMMNKKAKELGLKNTSFQNSTGLPAEGHYSSAYDMAMMARELLKYEDITKYTGIYEDYLRENTDKKFWLVNTNRLVKFYPGVDGLKTGFTSEAKYCLTATAKKNGMRVIAVVFGASTPKDRNAQITKMLDYAFSQYKTHPVYKRNEIIARVNVSKGKKKAIALVTSEPISVLTKKGQSIDQIEKVIQTKENVKAPIKKGDELGVLILKQDGKELLRSPIVAKENVAEASWWDLFKRTLQNFTKSA from the coding sequence ATGAAGAAGCTATTTATTCGCTTACTTCTTTTTGCGTCTATTTTCATATTGCCAATTTCCGCCAACATCCATGCGGAAGAAAACAAGACAAACACACGAGGGATTCAGCTTGCCAATGATGCAAAATCGGCTATTTTGATTGAACGGGATACCGGAACTGTCTTGTATGAAAAAAACGCCCATAAAAAACTGCCGCCGGCTAGTATGACAAAAATTATGACAATGCTTCTCATTATGGAAGCGATTGATAAGGGAGAGCTTTCTTATAAGGAAAAAGTGCGGGCGAGCGAATATGCCGCATCCATGGGTGGATCGCAAATCTTTTTAGAGCCTGGGGAAGAAATGACGGTGGATGAACTATTGCGTGGAATTGCAATCGGTTCAGGCAATGATGCGTCAGTCGCCATGGCCGAACGAATCGCGGGATCTGAAGAAGCTTTTGTCGAGATGATGAACAAGAAAGCGAAAGAACTTGGTTTGAAAAACACTTCGTTTCAAAATTCGACAGGGTTGCCTGCCGAAGGACATTATAGCAGCGCGTATGACATGGCGATGATGGCGCGAGAATTGCTTAAATATGAAGATATTACGAAGTATACCGGAATATATGAAGATTATTTGCGAGAAAACACGGATAAAAAGTTTTGGCTTGTCAATACAAACCGGCTTGTGAAATTTTATCCAGGAGTGGATGGATTAAAAACAGGATTCACAAGCGAAGCGAAATACTGCTTAACCGCGACGGCGAAAAAGAATGGCATGCGCGTCATTGCTGTCGTATTTGGAGCATCGACGCCAAAGGATCGCAATGCGCAAATTACGAAAATGCTTGATTATGCGTTTAGTCAATACAAAACACATCCAGTTTATAAACGGAACGAAATCATTGCTCGTGTCAATGTAAGTAAAGGAAAGAAAAAAGCGATTGCTCTTGTTACATCAGAGCCAATCTCTGTATTAACGAAAAAAGGACAATCTATCGATCAAATAGAAAAAGTGATCCAAACAAAAGAAAACGTAAAAGCGCCAATTAAAAAAGGAGACGAGCTTGGTGTACTGATTTTAAAACAAGATGGAAAAGAACTGCTGCGGAGTCCAATTGTTGCGAAAGAAAATGTAGCAGAAGCAAGCTGGTGGGATTTATTTAAACGGACGTTGCAAAATTTTACGAAATCCGCATAA
- a CDS encoding pyrimidine-nucleoside phosphorylase, producing MRMVDLIAKKRDGHALTKEEIEFIIRGYTNGDIPDYQMSAFAMAVFFRGMTEEETAALTMAMVHSGDVIDLSKIEGIKVDKHSTGGVGDTTTLVLGPLVASVGVPVAKMSGRGLGHTGGTIDKLESVPGFHVEIDNNQFIELVNKNKIAIIGQTGNLTPADKKLYALRDVTATVNSIPLIASSIMSKKIAAGADAIVLDVKTGAGAFMKDLEGAKQLAKAMVEIGKRVGRKTMAVISDMSQPLGYAVGNALEVKEAIDTLKGKGPEDLQELCLTLGSYMVYLAEKASSLEEARALLETSIQEGKALETFKVFLKAQGGDASVVDDPSKLPQAKYQWELEAPEDGYVAEIIADEVGTAAMLLGAGRATKESVIDLSVGLALRKKVGDPVKKGESLVTIYSNTENIEEVKQKLAKSIRISQIPVAKPTLIYETIS from the coding sequence ATGAGAATGGTGGATTTAATCGCGAAAAAAAGGGATGGCCACGCTCTTACAAAAGAGGAAATTGAATTTATCATTCGCGGCTATACAAACGGGGATATTCCGGATTATCAAATGAGCGCATTTGCGATGGCGGTGTTTTTCCGCGGCATGACCGAAGAAGAAACGGCGGCGCTGACGATGGCGATGGTTCATTCGGGAGATGTCATCGATTTATCGAAAATCGAAGGAATTAAAGTCGATAAACACTCAACCGGCGGCGTCGGCGATACGACAACGCTAGTGTTAGGCCCGCTCGTTGCGTCTGTCGGTGTGCCGGTCGCGAAAATGTCGGGCCGCGGCCTCGGGCATACAGGCGGGACGATTGATAAATTAGAATCGGTTCCAGGATTTCATGTGGAAATTGACAACAACCAATTTATCGAGCTTGTTAATAAAAATAAAATCGCGATTATCGGCCAGACAGGCAATTTAACACCGGCTGATAAAAAGCTGTATGCGCTCCGCGATGTCACCGCGACGGTAAACAGCATTCCGCTCATCGCTTCGTCGATTATGAGCAAAAAAATCGCCGCTGGTGCGGATGCGATTGTTTTAGATGTCAAAACAGGCGCTGGTGCATTTATGAAAGATTTAGAAGGGGCAAAACAACTCGCAAAAGCGATGGTTGAAATCGGCAAGCGCGTCGGCCGGAAAACGATGGCGGTTATTTCCGATATGAGCCAGCCGCTCGGATACGCAGTTGGCAACGCGCTCGAAGTAAAAGAAGCGATTGATACACTCAAAGGAAAAGGGCCGGAAGATTTACAAGAGCTATGTTTGACGCTTGGAAGCTATATGGTATATTTAGCGGAAAAAGCATCTTCATTAGAGGAAGCGCGTGCGTTATTAGAAACATCGATTCAAGAAGGAAAAGCGCTAGAAACGTTCAAAGTGTTTCTAAAAGCGCAAGGCGGCGATGCATCGGTTGTCGATGACCCATCCAAACTGCCGCAAGCAAAATATCAATGGGAGTTAGAAGCTCCGGAAGATGGATATGTCGCGGAGATTATTGCTGACGAAGTTGGAACAGCCGCGATGCTGCTTGGAGCGGGAAGGGCGACGAAAGAATCGGTGATCGACCTTTCTGTGGGACTTGCCTTGCGTAAAAAAGTCGGCGATCCAGTGAAAAAAGGGGAATCGCTTGTTACGATTTACAGCAATACGGAAAATATCGAAGAAGTGAAACAAAAACTTGCTAAAAGCATCCGAATCTCCCAAATTCCTGTTGCCAAACCAACGCTCATATATGAAACGATTTCATAA
- a CDS encoding purine-nucleoside phosphorylase, which translates to MNKQAIEKAARYLQDKFPTPPRIGLILGSGLGVLADEIEQAVKIPYEQIPEFPVSTVEGHAGRLVYGQLEGATVVAMQGRFHYYEGYSMDQVTFPIRVMKALGVKELIVTNAAGGVNERFQPGDLMIITDHINNMGTNPLIGPNDPELGVRFPDMTEAYSKRLRSIAKEVAANLHIPIQEGVYVANTGPSYETPAEIRMIRAIGGDAVGMSTVPEVIVARHAQMEVLGISCISNMAAGILDQPLTHDEVIETTEKVKANFLRLVKAIVAEMAKNEKGDIV; encoded by the coding sequence ATGAATAAACAGGCGATTGAAAAAGCAGCTCGTTATTTGCAAGATAAATTCCCGACACCGCCCCGAATTGGTTTAATTCTTGGATCGGGTCTTGGCGTGCTCGCGGATGAAATCGAACAAGCGGTAAAAATTCCGTATGAACAAATTCCAGAGTTTCCTGTTTCTACAGTGGAAGGGCATGCCGGCCGGCTTGTTTACGGCCAGCTTGAAGGTGCGACCGTTGTCGCCATGCAAGGACGTTTCCACTACTATGAAGGGTACAGCATGGATCAAGTGACATTCCCCATCCGCGTGATGAAAGCGCTCGGCGTCAAAGAGCTAATCGTAACGAACGCGGCAGGAGGGGTGAATGAACGGTTTCAGCCGGGGGATTTAATGATTATTACGGACCATATCAATAACATGGGCACTAACCCATTAATCGGCCCGAATGACCCAGAGCTTGGTGTGCGCTTTCCGGATATGACGGAAGCTTATAGCAAGCGGCTGCGCAGCATTGCAAAAGAGGTAGCGGCGAATCTCCACATTCCGATTCAAGAGGGAGTTTATGTAGCGAATACCGGTCCTTCTTACGAAACGCCAGCAGAAATCCGCATGATTCGCGCGATTGGCGGTGACGCGGTCGGCATGTCGACCGTACCGGAAGTGATTGTTGCGCGCCATGCGCAAATGGAAGTATTGGGTATTTCTTGCATCTCCAATATGGCGGCAGGGATTTTAGATCAGCCGCTTACGCACGATGAGGTCATAGAAACGACGGAAAAAGTAAAAGCAAACTTTTTGCGGTTAGTCAAAGCGATTGTCGCCGAAATGGCAAAAAACGAAAAAGGTGATATTGTATGA
- the deoB gene encoding phosphopentomutase, with translation MGYTYKRVFLIVMDSVGIGEAPDAEKYNDKGADTLGHIAEYRGGLHMPNMAKLGLSNIREIKGIPKAEKPLAYYTKMQEASAGKDTMTGHWEIMGLHIDKPFQVFPNGFPKELIDELEKRTGRKVIGNKPASGTAIIEELGKEHMETGALIVYTSADSVLQIAAHEEVVPLEELYHICKIARELTLDEKYMVGRVIARPFIGTPGNFQRTANRHDYALKPFGRTVMNELKDAGYEVIAIGKISDIYDNEGVTQSLRTKSNMDGMDKLVDTLKMDFTGLSFVNLVDFDALYGHRRDPKGYGDALEEFDARLSDVFPLLKDDDLLIITADHGNDPVHHGTDHTREYVPLLVYSPSMNGGKELPLRKTFADVGATIAENFQVNMPPHGTSFLADLK, from the coding sequence ATGGGTTATACATACAAACGGGTATTTTTAATTGTCATGGACTCTGTCGGCATTGGAGAAGCGCCAGATGCCGAAAAGTATAATGATAAAGGTGCGGATACGCTTGGACATATTGCTGAGTATCGCGGCGGATTGCATATGCCAAACATGGCGAAGCTCGGCTTAAGCAACATTCGCGAAATTAAAGGCATTCCGAAAGCGGAAAAACCGCTAGCCTATTACACAAAAATGCAAGAGGCATCCGCCGGAAAAGATACGATGACGGGTCACTGGGAAATTATGGGACTTCATATTGACAAACCGTTCCAAGTGTTCCCAAATGGTTTCCCAAAAGAATTGATTGACGAATTGGAAAAACGAACGGGCCGAAAAGTTATCGGAAACAAACCGGCAAGCGGTACGGCGATTATTGAAGAGCTTGGCAAAGAGCATATGGAAACAGGGGCACTCATCGTTTATACTTCGGCGGATTCCGTATTACAAATTGCTGCACACGAAGAAGTGGTTCCGCTTGAAGAACTGTATCACATTTGCAAAATTGCTCGTGAATTAACGCTTGATGAAAAATATATGGTCGGCCGCGTGATCGCTCGTCCGTTCATCGGCACGCCTGGCAATTTCCAGCGCACAGCGAACCGGCATGATTATGCGTTAAAACCGTTCGGCCGTACAGTAATGAACGAATTAAAAGACGCGGGATATGAAGTGATCGCAATCGGGAAAATTTCCGATATTTATGATAATGAAGGAGTTACGCAATCGTTGCGGACAAAATCCAATATGGACGGAATGGATAAATTGGTAGACACGCTGAAAATGGATTTCACCGGACTCAGTTTCGTCAATCTCGTTGATTTTGATGCACTGTACGGCCATCGCCGCGATCCAAAAGGATACGGGGATGCGCTTGAGGAGTTTGACGCCCGTCTTTCCGACGTGTTTCCTCTTTTGAAGGATGACGATCTGCTGATCATTACGGCTGACCATGGAAATGATCCAGTCCACCACGGTACAGACCATACTCGTGAATACGTACCGCTTCTTGTCTATAGTCCAAGCATGAACGGCGGAAAAGAGCTGCCGCTTCGTAAAACATTTGCCGATGTTGGCGCAACCATTGCAGAAAACTTTCAAGTGAACATGCCGCCGCACGGAACAAGCTTTTTAGCAGATTTGAAATAG
- the xerD gene encoding site-specific tyrosine recombinase XerD, producing the protein MEYELKDFLHYLTVERNLAKNTIISYERDLKKYAHYLRHVEQIQSWNDVTRLHIMQFLKFLKEKGNSPKTIARHIASIRSFHQFLLREKVAEQDPSVHIESPQMERTLPKVLSLEEVEALLEAPKTNTPIGVRDKAMLELLYATGMRVSELVNLNLSDVHLTMGFVRCYGKGKKERIVPVGSMALNALKVYLETARPKLINSKKRTTDALFLNHHGERLTRQGFWKILKKLAKEANIEKELTPHTLRHSFATHLLENGADLRAVQELLGHADISTTQIYTHVTKTRLKDVYKQYHPRA; encoded by the coding sequence TTGGAATATGAATTGAAAGATTTTCTGCATTATTTGACGGTAGAGCGAAATTTGGCAAAAAATACGATTATTTCTTATGAAAGAGATTTAAAAAAGTATGCGCATTATTTGCGCCACGTCGAGCAAATTCAATCGTGGAATGACGTGACGCGCCTTCATATTATGCAATTTTTAAAGTTTTTAAAGGAAAAAGGAAACTCTCCAAAGACGATTGCGCGCCATATTGCATCGATCCGTTCGTTTCATCAATTTCTTCTTCGTGAAAAAGTAGCGGAACAAGACCCATCGGTGCATATCGAATCGCCGCAAATGGAGCGGACGTTGCCAAAAGTGCTGTCGCTCGAAGAAGTCGAGGCGCTCTTAGAAGCGCCGAAAACGAATACACCAATCGGCGTTCGCGATAAAGCGATGCTAGAATTATTGTACGCGACCGGAATGCGTGTCAGCGAGCTTGTGAACTTAAATCTTTCCGATGTGCATTTGACGATGGGGTTTGTCCGCTGTTACGGGAAAGGGAAGAAGGAGCGCATCGTGCCGGTCGGCAGCATGGCGTTAAACGCATTAAAAGTATATCTTGAAACCGCGCGTCCGAAGCTAATCAACTCGAAAAAAAGGACAACCGATGCATTATTTTTAAACCATCATGGCGAACGTTTGACACGGCAAGGTTTTTGGAAGATTTTGAAGAAACTCGCGAAAGAAGCAAACATCGAAAAAGAGCTGACACCGCATACACTAAGGCATTCATTCGCCACCCATCTCCTTGAAAATGGCGCCGATTTGCGCGCTGTGCAGGAATTATTAGGCCATGCCGATATTTCCACAACGCAAATTTATACGCACGTTACGAAAACGCGTTTAAAAGATGTGTATAAGCAATACCATCCACGTGCATAG
- a CDS encoding YqzK family protein: MKTIWQMIKVFLLFTGCTILFYYSLIWFNREYDNYHRYDEPQGSAVKVSAVENSTLEWMDRLLFFYRNGE, from the coding sequence ATGAAAACGATATGGCAGATGATAAAAGTATTTCTTTTATTTACGGGGTGTACGATTTTATTTTATTATAGTCTTATATGGTTCAATCGAGAATACGATAATTACCACCGTTATGATGAACCACAAGGATCAGCGGTGAAAGTTTCAGCCGTCGAAAACTCGACATTGGAATGGATGGATCGACTATTATTTTTCTATCGCAATGGGGAGTAG
- a CDS encoding Fur family transcriptional regulator, translating to MEDRVDRIKKQLHTAGYKLTPQREATVRVLLEHEEDHLSAEDVYLLVKEKSPEIGLATVYRTLELLTELKIVDKINFGDGVSRYDLRKEGAAHFHHHLVCIECGSVAEIQEDLLEEVEEIVERDWKFKIKDHRLTFHGICYRCQQKHEEEQNKK from the coding sequence ATGGAAGATCGAGTCGACCGAATTAAAAAGCAATTGCATACCGCCGGTTATAAATTAACACCGCAGCGAGAAGCAACAGTACGTGTCTTGTTAGAACATGAGGAAGATCATTTAAGCGCAGAAGACGTCTACCTCCTCGTTAAAGAAAAATCTCCAGAAATCGGATTAGCTACTGTATATCGTACACTCGAGCTGTTAACCGAACTAAAAATTGTCGATAAAATCAATTTTGGGGATGGTGTATCTCGCTACGATCTGCGCAAAGAAGGAGCAGCTCATTTTCATCATCATTTAGTTTGTATTGAATGTGGGTCAGTAGCGGAAATTCAAGAAGATTTATTAGAGGAAGTAGAAGAAATTGTGGAACGAGATTGGAAGTTTAAAATTAAAGACCATCGCCTAACGTTTCATGGCATTTGTTATCGTTGCCAACAAAAACATGAGGAAGAACAAAATAAAAAGTAA
- the spoIIM gene encoding stage II sporulation protein M, translated as MRRHPVKSMIAVHMREHAPMYLFVIVLFLMGVIFGAIVVNSLNFSQKQDLYYYLTQFFGQVSKGNIASAHDMFQQSYFHNLKYVALMWVLGISIIGLPIILILLFLKGIVVGFTVGFLVNQMGWQGFLLSFVSVMPQNLIIIPAFVIMGVISVSFSLQMVRNQFMKRGHEPIFPMIMRYTMAMMLISVSLLVSSSLEAYVSPLFMKQVIEMVGHK; from the coding sequence ATGAGAAGACATCCGGTAAAATCAATGATCGCTGTACATATGCGCGAGCATGCTCCTATGTATTTATTTGTGATTGTGCTATTTTTAATGGGAGTGATTTTTGGAGCGATTGTTGTCAACAGTTTAAACTTTAGCCAGAAACAAGATTTATACTACTATTTAACGCAATTTTTTGGACAAGTATCAAAAGGAAATATTGCAAGCGCCCACGATATGTTTCAACAAAGTTATTTTCATAATCTAAAATATGTCGCTTTAATGTGGGTGCTAGGCATTTCAATTATAGGATTGCCTATTATTTTAATTTTGCTATTTTTAAAAGGAATTGTTGTCGGATTTACTGTCGGATTTTTGGTGAACCAAATGGGATGGCAAGGGTTTTTATTATCTTTTGTGTCTGTAATGCCGCAAAATTTAATTATCATTCCAGCTTTTGTAATCATGGGAGTGATTTCTGTTTCCTTTTCATTGCAAATGGTGCGCAATCAATTTATGAAACGGGGACATGAACCAATTTTTCCGATGATTATGCGCTATACGATGGCGATGATGTTGATTAGTGTGAGTCTGCTCGTTTCCTCATCCCTAGAGGCATACGTATCACCGTTATTTATGAAACAAGTAATCGAGATGGTCGGACATAAATAA
- a CDS encoding TIGR00375 family protein: MHNYYVDLHIHIGRTASGRPVKITGAKTLTLTNILHDAVHVKGLNMVGIIDCHVPEVLDELERGMEEKGWKEHDGGGVAIDSITLLLGSEIEIYDEHCQGPIHVLVFLPTIAAMRTFSAWLKKRVKNISLSSQRMYGTGRELQAFVKQLGGLFVPAHAFTPFKSLYGKGVKKSLTEVFDPDAIDAIELGLSADTEMADQIAELHRYPYLSNSDAHSLRKLAREYQVIRMNAPTFAELKKALRNQEERAIIANYGLNPKLGKYHQTTCERCFKPMSPREKQCPSCGHHRQIKGVFDRLKELKTGGTPPERPPYIYQVPLEFIPGLGAKTYEKLLARFGTEMYVLHQATEEELKRCVGEKLAKLIMLARKGELSIQAGGGGKYGKIASE, translated from the coding sequence ATGCATAACTATTATGTTGATTTACATATCCATATCGGCCGCACCGCTTCCGGAAGGCCAGTAAAAATTACAGGTGCAAAAACATTAACGCTCACAAACATTTTACACGACGCAGTACATGTAAAAGGATTAAATATGGTTGGCATTATTGACTGTCATGTTCCGGAAGTGCTTGATGAGTTGGAACGGGGAATGGAAGAGAAAGGGTGGAAAGAGCACGATGGCGGCGGTGTTGCGATCGATTCTATCACGTTATTGTTAGGAAGCGAAATCGAAATATATGATGAGCATTGTCAAGGCCCTATTCACGTGCTTGTCTTTTTACCGACGATTGCGGCAATGCGTACGTTTTCTGCATGGCTAAAAAAGCGGGTGAAAAACATTTCCCTCAGTTCGCAGCGCATGTACGGTACCGGCCGTGAATTACAGGCGTTTGTAAAACAATTAGGCGGTTTATTTGTTCCAGCGCATGCGTTCACTCCGTTTAAAAGTTTGTATGGCAAAGGAGTGAAAAAAAGCTTGACCGAGGTGTTCGACCCTGATGCCATTGATGCGATAGAACTGGGGTTAAGCGCTGATACCGAGATGGCCGACCAAATCGCCGAACTTCATCGCTATCCATACCTTTCCAACTCCGATGCCCATTCGCTGCGAAAATTGGCGCGTGAATACCAAGTGATCCGCATGAACGCTCCGACGTTTGCCGAATTGAAAAAAGCGTTGCGAAATCAGGAGGAAAGAGCGATTATCGCCAACTATGGGTTAAATCCGAAACTAGGAAAGTATCATCAAACGACATGTGAACGATGTTTCAAGCCGATGAGCCCTCGCGAAAAACAATGCCCATCATGCGGCCATCACCGGCAAATTAAAGGAGTGTTTGACCGTCTTAAGGAGCTAAAAACAGGCGGAACGCCGCCGGAACGCCCGCCGTATATTTATCAAGTACCGCTTGAGTTCATCCCAGGACTTGGGGCGAAAACATATGAAAAATTACTCGCCCGTTTCGGTACGGAAATGTACGTTCTCCATCAAGCGACAGAAGAAGAACTAAAACGGTGTGTGGGAGAAAAACTAGCCAAACTCATCATGCTCGCGCGCAAGGGAGAGCTTTCAATTCAGGCTGGGGGCGGCGGAAAATACGGAAAAATCGCTTCGGAATAG
- a CDS encoding NUDIX domain-containing protein: MDHLVEKTIRKEKIFSGKVVQLYVEDVQLPNGKTSKREVIKHPGAVAIIPITKEGKLVLVRQYRKALERVLVEIPAGKLEKGEEPLATAQRELEEETGCRAQSMRHIVSFYTSPGFADELIHLYMAEGLEKLEDAVSLDEDEFVDILEVTLEEALEMLEKREIYDAKTAYALQYLQLRRVLGEENA; the protein is encoded by the coding sequence ATGGACCATTTAGTGGAAAAAACGATACGCAAAGAAAAAATATTTAGCGGCAAAGTAGTTCAATTGTATGTGGAAGACGTACAGCTGCCAAATGGGAAAACGAGCAAACGGGAAGTTATTAAACATCCAGGAGCGGTGGCCATTATCCCAATTACAAAGGAAGGAAAACTAGTGCTCGTTCGACAATACCGAAAAGCACTGGAACGGGTATTAGTAGAAATTCCGGCGGGCAAGTTAGAAAAAGGGGAGGAGCCGCTTGCCACAGCACAGCGTGAATTAGAAGAGGAAACAGGCTGCCGCGCCCAGTCGATGCGCCATATCGTGTCATTTTATACATCGCCGGGATTTGCCGATGAGCTGATTCACTTATATATGGCGGAAGGGCTGGAGAAATTGGAAGATGCCGTATCGCTCGATGAAGATGAATTCGTCGATATTTTAGAAGTGACGTTGGAGGAGGCGCTGGAAATGCTTGAAAAACGCGAGATTTATGATGCCAAAACAGCATATGCGCTGCAATATTTGCAATTGCGTCGTGTCCTAGGAGAAGAAAATGCATAA
- a CDS encoding aldo/keto reductase — protein sequence MQKRRIGLSDLYVSEIGLGCMSLGTDEKKAIRIIHEALERGINYLDTADLYDRGLNEEFVGKAIKGKRDQVILATKVGNRWEDGKDGWFWDPSKKYIKSEVKESLRRLQTDYIDLYQLHGGTIDDPIDETIEAFEELKQEGVIRYYGISSIRPNVIREYVKRSNIVSVMMQYSLLDRRPEEWFPLLREHNISVIARGPVAKGLLTERPLEAASDSVKKNGYLDYTYEELQTLLPKLKAKTAEHRSFTATALQFCLYDPVVAAVIPGASSVEQLIENINAASAPRLTEEEYEWLRQHTKSSVYEMHR from the coding sequence ATGCAAAAGCGCCGCATCGGCTTATCGGATTTATATGTCAGCGAAATCGGGCTCGGCTGCATGTCGCTTGGCACGGACGAAAAAAAAGCGATTCGCATTATTCATGAGGCGTTAGAACGGGGCATTAACTATTTAGACACGGCCGACCTTTATGACCGTGGACTAAATGAAGAATTTGTCGGAAAAGCAATCAAAGGAAAACGCGATCAAGTCATCCTTGCAACAAAAGTGGGCAACCGCTGGGAAGACGGAAAAGACGGCTGGTTTTGGGATCCGTCCAAAAAATACATTAAATCGGAAGTAAAAGAAAGCTTGCGCCGTCTGCAAACGGATTACATTGACTTATATCAGCTTCACGGCGGTACGATCGATGACCCGATCGATGAAACGATTGAAGCGTTCGAAGAATTAAAACAAGAAGGGGTGATCCGCTATTACGGCATTTCCTCGATTCGTCCAAACGTTATTCGTGAATATGTAAAACGTTCCAATATCGTCAGCGTCATGATGCAATACAGCCTGCTTGACCGCCGACCAGAAGAGTGGTTTCCGCTTTTGCGCGAACACAACATCAGCGTCATCGCCCGCGGACCTGTCGCGAAAGGATTGCTCACAGAGCGGCCGCTAGAGGCGGCGAGCGATTCCGTCAAGAAAAACGGTTATCTTGATTATACATATGAGGAATTGCAGACGCTGCTTCCAAAGTTAAAAGCGAAAACGGCCGAACACCGTTCGTTCACCGCAACGGCGCTGCAGTTTTGTTTATATGATCCGGTTGTTGCCGCTGTCATTCCAGGAGCGAGCAGCGTCGAGCAGCTCATCGAAAACATAAACGCCGCTTCCGCCCCACGCTTAACAGAGGAAGAATATGAATGGCTCCGTCAGCATACGAAATCTTCCGTATACGAAATGCATCGATAG
- a CDS encoding YqkE family protein, which yields MNKKQKNRADELLTLKDRLNEELFAKLKEKKRELEQQEQRRKEEEEARRREEQRKREQQKTFEELLSESNLDWRNFK from the coding sequence GTGAACAAGAAACAAAAAAATCGAGCAGACGAATTGCTTACGCTGAAGGATCGTTTAAATGAGGAATTGTTCGCTAAGCTGAAGGAGAAAAAACGGGAATTGGAACAACAAGAACAGCGACGAAAAGAGGAAGAAGAAGCACGGAGACGAGAGGAACAGCGCAAACGCGAACAACAAAAAACATTTGAAGAGTTGCTGAGTGAGAGCAATTTGGATTGGCGGAATTTTAAGTAA